One region of Chanodichthys erythropterus isolate Z2021 chromosome 17, ASM2448905v1, whole genome shotgun sequence genomic DNA includes:
- the mag gene encoding myelin-associated glycoprotein isoform X2, whose translation MKGLELLLFPLLLFLKDVRAQWNVWMPRDISAMTNSCVVIPCSFTYPSGIRPYRGVHGIWYFGHPYPQLFPPVVYKSRTDIVHESYKGRTRLLGDLTQKNCTLLISNVGVEHSGRYYFRADLGGANIYTFPDFTKLQVLDQPNIDVPEEIVSDQSLDLTCYVPDNCPDMSPEIHWMYTDYLPDPVFTPDTVEDSNTAVLSSTLTFTPKPMHNGQMLGCRVHYQNTTFVYERLISLDIKYAPRTVWVNVSQEVMEGSSVVLHCDVDSNPAPMITWYFGDKELMSETASNSSLALDNLTPEEEGVYTCVGDNGYGSMNTSMYLAVNYPPREPWINESLTVIEGTSVALQCISKGNPMPTLTWLKDGELVGTITAEEGSVLELHEITPQADGVYRCLAENEHGRASSSLNITVEFAPILLDDSKCTIVREGVQCVCIATGNPEPAIEFYLPDLNITINSSNNRFNYYTHSDGYTSTGIIKLQDKGERGNNGDTAVHVHCSISNMYGSDTIRLELQQEKKYMMAVIVGTIGGVAVIAFIIAAVRYVGQNNKKETTVITNLWAQWQAWRGKS comes from the exons ATGAAGGGCTTGGAGCTGCTGCTGTTTCCTCTGCTGCTTTTTTTGAAAG ATGTTAGGGCTCAGTGGAATGTGTGGATGCCCAGAGACATTTCAGCCATGACAAACTCCTGTGTGGTTATACCTTGTTCATTCACATACCCCTCGGGTATCAGGCCTTACAGGGGGGTCCACGGGATCTGGTATTTCGGCCACCCTTACCCCCAGCTTTTCCCCCCAGTGGTGTACAAGTCACGCACAGATATTGTTCACGAAAGTTATAAGGGACGGACCAGGCTACTGGGTGACCTGACACAAAAAAACTGCACACTGTTGATAAGCAACGTCGGAGTGGAACATTCTGGGAGGTATTACTTCCGTGCAGACCTGGGCGGAGCGAACATCTACACTTTTCCTGACTTCACAAAACTACAGGTGTTGG ATCAGCCCAACATCGATGTTCCAGAAGAGATTGTTAGTGACCAAAGCCTGGACTTGACCTGTTATGTCCCAGACAATTGTCCAGACATGAGTCCAGAAATCCACTGGATGTACACGGACTACCTACCCGACCCCGTTTTCACCCCTGACACTGTTGAGGACAGCAACACTGCTGTACTGTCCAGCACCCTCACCTTCACACCCAAACCCATGCACAACGGCCAGATGCTGGGCTGCCGGGTCCACTACCAAAACACCACCTTCGTCTATGAACGCCTCATTTCTCTGGACATCAAGT ATGCCCCTCGAACTGTGTGGGTGAACGTGTCTCAAGAGGTGATGGAGGGAAGCTCGGTGGTCTTGCACTGTGATGTGGACAGTAATCCAGCCCCCATGATAACTTGGTATTTTGGAGACAAAGAGCTGATGTCGGAAACAGCCTCAAATTCTTCACTGGCCCTGGACAATTTGACCCCGGAGGAGGAAGGTGTCTACACCTGCGTTGGTGACAATGGCTACGGCAGCATGAACACATCCATGTATCTGGCAGTAAATT ATCCTCCACGGGAGCCATGGATCAATGAATCTCTGACAGTGATAGAAGGAACTTCAGTTGCTCTACAGTGCATCAGTAAAGGTAATCCAATGCCTACGCTGACCTGGCTGAAGGATGGGGAGCTGGTGGGCACCATCACAGCTGAGGAGGGGTCCGTGCTTGAGCTGCACGAGATCACACCACAGGCCGATGGAGTCTACCGCTGTCTAGCTGAGAACGAACACGGACGGGCCAGCAGCTCACTTAACATTACAGTAGAAT TTGCCCCTATCCTTCTTGACGACTCTAAGTGCACTATAGTCCGTGAgggtgttcagtgtgtgtgcatTGCCACGGGAAACCCTGAGCCTGCGATCGAATTCTACCTGCCTGACCTCAACATTACCATCAACAGCTCCAACAACCGTTTCAACTACTACACTCACTCGGATGGGTACACATCCACGGGCATCATCAAGCTCCAGGACAAGGGTGAAAGGGGAAACAATGGTGATACCGCTGTCCATGTGCACTGCAGTATCAGCAACATGTACGGCTCCGATACCATCCGCTTGGAACTGCAGCAGGAGA AAAAGTACATGATGGCCGTCATTGTGGGGACTATCGGAGGTGTGGCGGTCATCGCCTTCATCATCGCAGCTGTGAGATACGTGGGTCAGAACAATAAAAA
- the lsr gene encoding lipolysis-stimulated lipoprotein receptor isoform X1 — translation MWQGVVFTLFLFTGFTTAVNVICSKSRYVVILFQPVALHCDYTTSDTSAPLITWRYKSYCRDPIQAALNPSSADNAIANANPNYNPNIECADSARTVRTVASKQTAVTLAKEYQGRQVSITNKADLNFAQTAWGDSGVYVCSVSSAVDLSGNGECFTELIVLERKSNTTDLLPGIDLLIMEDWLLVVLVVLGFLLLLLLIGICWCQCCPHTCCCYVRCPCCPERCCCPRALYEAGKMAKSGVPSQYAPTLYAPSMYGQPAYGAAPGMPMLPMPMGVAGPPSNGYGRDYDGASSVGQGSQVPLLQDHDGGGTRSGYRVQADHDGNPTRVLYYMERELANLDPSRPGNTPGKYSRLDGMSEVSSLHDGPDSRNRGRARPPQLTTVYDDVDENMSTISSVSQHVRRDEHRRGADNRGRARSMEHLDDVGRNYRDRDDYPPTRRDGGARGGRRGSDDEWSSSGRGNDRAFDDRRPRNYSPDGRPRRGDSFRGPGFQGRRALSRDDLMDLERDRGRGGRDAYDDSFLREAMEKKKLGEQQRGRSRERLDSESDRSDRNRGPRGGPPPLPHAPPSGNPDRRGNHSNFPPLPPPYTEDSDSLASSKKSNLKKNGAVSRESLVV, via the exons ATGTGGCAGGGTGTCGTCTTTACCCTCTTCTTGTTCACAG GCTTCACCACAGCCGTCAATGTGATCTGCAGTAAGTCACGCTACGTGGTCATATTATTCCAGCCCGTCGCACTCCACTGTGATTACACTACTAGCGATACATCCGCTCCACTGATCACCTGGAGGTACAAGTCCTACTGCAGAGACCCGATCCAAGCTGCTCTAAACCCCAGCAGTGCTGACAATGCCATCGCCAATGCCAACCCAAACTACAACCCCAACATAGAGTGTGCAGACAGTGCCAGGACCGTCCGCACAGTGGCTTCGAAACAAACAGCGGTCACGCTTGCGAAAGAGTACCAGGGCCGTCAGGTCAGCATCACCAATA aaGCAGATCTTAACTTTGCTCAGACTGCTTGGGGAGACAGCGGTGTGTATGTCTGTTCAGTCTCCTCAGCCGTAGACCTTTCAGGGAATGGCGAGTGTTTTACAGAGCTCATTGTACTTG AGAGAAAGTCAAATACTACAGACCTGCTGCCTGGCATTGATTTACTGATCATGGAAG ACTGGTTGTTAGTGGTGTTGGTGGTCCTGGGCTTCTTGTTGCTGTTGCTCCTGATTGGTATCTGCTGGTGTCAGTGTTGCCCTCACACCTGCTGCTGTTACGTCAGGTGCCCCTGCTGCCCGGAGCGCTGCTGCTGTCCCCGAGCCT tatatGAGGCCGGAAAAATGGCAAAGTCTGGTGTCCCCAGTCAGTATGCACCCACCCTCTATGCCCCAAGTATGTATGGACAGCCAGCTTATGGAGCAGCACCAGGCATGCCTATGCTCCCTATGCCAATGGGCGTCGCTGGTCCTCCCTCCAATGGCTATGGCAGAGACTACGACGGGGCCAGCTCAG TTGGCCAAGGATCTCAAGTGCCGTTGTTGCAAGACCACGATGGTGGAGGAA CCCGTAGTGGATATCGTGTTCAGGCCGACCACGATGGAAACCCAACACGGGTGCTTTACTACATGGAGCGAGAACTGGCCAACCTCGACCCCAGTCGCCCAGGGAACACTCCAGGCAAATACAGTCGTC TGGATGGTATGAGCGAGGTGAGCTCACTTCACGACGGTCCAGACTCTCGAAATCGCGGTCGGGCCAGACCACCTCAGCTTACCACGGTGTACGATGATGTGGACGAGAATATGAGCACCATCAGCAGCGTCTCTCAGCACGTCCGACGGGACGAGCACAGGCGTGGAGCTGACAATCGAGGACGCGCACGCTCCATGGAACACTTAGACGATGTTGGCCGCAATTACAGAGACCGTGATGACTATCCTCCCACTCGCCGAGACGGTGGGGCGAGGGGCGGCAGAAGAGG TTCGGATGACGAGTGGAGCAGCAGCGGACGAGGAAACGACCGTGCCTTTGATGACCGTCGACCCCGTAATTACTCTCCTGATGGTCGTCCTCGTCGTGGAGACTCCTTCCGTGGGCCTGGCTTTCAGGGCCGCCGCGCCCTTAGTCGTGATGACCTGATGGATCTGGAGCGTGATCGTGGCCGCGGAGGCCGGGACGCATACGATGACAGCTTCCTGAGGGAGGCCATGGAAAAGAAGAAGTTAGGCGAACAGCAGAGAGGCCGCAGCCGCGAGAGGCTCGACAGCGAGAGCGACCGTTCTGACCGCAACAGGGGGCCGCGTGGGGGACCGCCACCCCTGCCGCACGCCCCACCCTCTGGAAACCCTGATCGCCGTGGCAACCATAGCAACTTCCCACCTCTGCCCCCTCCCTACACTGAGGACAGCGACAGTTTAGCATCATCCAAAAAGAGCAACTTAAAAAAG AATGGAGCTGTGAGCAGAGAGAGTCTGGTGGTGTGA
- the lsr gene encoding lipolysis-stimulated lipoprotein receptor isoform X2 — protein sequence MWQGVVFTLFLFTGFTTAVNVICSKSRYVVILFQPVALHCDYTTSDTSAPLITWRYKSYCRDPIQAALNPSSADNAIANANPNYNPNIECADSARTVRTVASKQTAVTLAKEYQGRQVSITNKADLNFAQTAWGDSGVYVCSVSSAVDLSGNGECFTELIVLERKSNTTDLLPGIDLLIMEDWLLVVLVVLGFLLLLLLIGICWCQCCPHTCCCYVRCPCCPERCCCPRALYEAGKMAKSGVPSQYAPTLYAPSMYGQPAYGAAPGMPMLPMPMGVAGPPSNGYGRDYDGASSVGQGSQVPLLQDHDGGGTRSGYRVQADHDGNPTRVLYYMERELANLDPSRPGNTPVDGMSEVSSLHDGPDSRNRGRARPPQLTTVYDDVDENMSTISSVSQHVRRDEHRRGADNRGRARSMEHLDDVGRNYRDRDDYPPTRRDGGARGGRRGSDDEWSSSGRGNDRAFDDRRPRNYSPDGRPRRGDSFRGPGFQGRRALSRDDLMDLERDRGRGGRDAYDDSFLREAMEKKKLGEQQRGRSRERLDSESDRSDRNRGPRGGPPPLPHAPPSGNPDRRGNHSNFPPLPPPYTEDSDSLASSKKSNLKKNGAVSRESLVV from the exons ATGTGGCAGGGTGTCGTCTTTACCCTCTTCTTGTTCACAG GCTTCACCACAGCCGTCAATGTGATCTGCAGTAAGTCACGCTACGTGGTCATATTATTCCAGCCCGTCGCACTCCACTGTGATTACACTACTAGCGATACATCCGCTCCACTGATCACCTGGAGGTACAAGTCCTACTGCAGAGACCCGATCCAAGCTGCTCTAAACCCCAGCAGTGCTGACAATGCCATCGCCAATGCCAACCCAAACTACAACCCCAACATAGAGTGTGCAGACAGTGCCAGGACCGTCCGCACAGTGGCTTCGAAACAAACAGCGGTCACGCTTGCGAAAGAGTACCAGGGCCGTCAGGTCAGCATCACCAATA aaGCAGATCTTAACTTTGCTCAGACTGCTTGGGGAGACAGCGGTGTGTATGTCTGTTCAGTCTCCTCAGCCGTAGACCTTTCAGGGAATGGCGAGTGTTTTACAGAGCTCATTGTACTTG AGAGAAAGTCAAATACTACAGACCTGCTGCCTGGCATTGATTTACTGATCATGGAAG ACTGGTTGTTAGTGGTGTTGGTGGTCCTGGGCTTCTTGTTGCTGTTGCTCCTGATTGGTATCTGCTGGTGTCAGTGTTGCCCTCACACCTGCTGCTGTTACGTCAGGTGCCCCTGCTGCCCGGAGCGCTGCTGCTGTCCCCGAGCCT tatatGAGGCCGGAAAAATGGCAAAGTCTGGTGTCCCCAGTCAGTATGCACCCACCCTCTATGCCCCAAGTATGTATGGACAGCCAGCTTATGGAGCAGCACCAGGCATGCCTATGCTCCCTATGCCAATGGGCGTCGCTGGTCCTCCCTCCAATGGCTATGGCAGAGACTACGACGGGGCCAGCTCAG TTGGCCAAGGATCTCAAGTGCCGTTGTTGCAAGACCACGATGGTGGAGGAA CCCGTAGTGGATATCGTGTTCAGGCCGACCACGATGGAAACCCAACACGGGTGCTTTACTACATGGAGCGAGAACTGGCCAACCTCGACCCCAGTCGCCCAGGGAACACTCCAG TGGATGGTATGAGCGAGGTGAGCTCACTTCACGACGGTCCAGACTCTCGAAATCGCGGTCGGGCCAGACCACCTCAGCTTACCACGGTGTACGATGATGTGGACGAGAATATGAGCACCATCAGCAGCGTCTCTCAGCACGTCCGACGGGACGAGCACAGGCGTGGAGCTGACAATCGAGGACGCGCACGCTCCATGGAACACTTAGACGATGTTGGCCGCAATTACAGAGACCGTGATGACTATCCTCCCACTCGCCGAGACGGTGGGGCGAGGGGCGGCAGAAGAGG TTCGGATGACGAGTGGAGCAGCAGCGGACGAGGAAACGACCGTGCCTTTGATGACCGTCGACCCCGTAATTACTCTCCTGATGGTCGTCCTCGTCGTGGAGACTCCTTCCGTGGGCCTGGCTTTCAGGGCCGCCGCGCCCTTAGTCGTGATGACCTGATGGATCTGGAGCGTGATCGTGGCCGCGGAGGCCGGGACGCATACGATGACAGCTTCCTGAGGGAGGCCATGGAAAAGAAGAAGTTAGGCGAACAGCAGAGAGGCCGCAGCCGCGAGAGGCTCGACAGCGAGAGCGACCGTTCTGACCGCAACAGGGGGCCGCGTGGGGGACCGCCACCCCTGCCGCACGCCCCACCCTCTGGAAACCCTGATCGCCGTGGCAACCATAGCAACTTCCCACCTCTGCCCCCTCCCTACACTGAGGACAGCGACAGTTTAGCATCATCCAAAAAGAGCAACTTAAAAAAG AATGGAGCTGTGAGCAGAGAGAGTCTGGTGGTGTGA
- the lsr gene encoding lipolysis-stimulated lipoprotein receptor isoform X4, producing MWQGVVFTLFLFTGFTTAVNVICSKSRYVVILFQPVALHCDYTTSDTSAPLITWRYKSYCRDPIQAALNPSSADNAIANANPNYNPNIECADSARTVRTVASKQTAVTLAKEYQGRQVSITNKADLNFAQTAWGDSGVYVCSVSSAVDLSGNGECFTELIVLDWLLVVLVVLGFLLLLLLIGICWCQCCPHTCCCYVRCPCCPERCCCPRALYEAGKMAKSGVPSQYAPTLYAPSMYGQPAYGAAPGMPMLPMPMGVAGPPSNGYGRDYDGASSVGQGSQVPLLQDHDGGGTRSGYRVQADHDGNPTRVLYYMERELANLDPSRPGNTPVDGMSEVSSLHDGPDSRNRGRARPPQLTTVYDDVDENMSTISSVSQHVRRDEHRRGADNRGRARSMEHLDDVGRNYRDRDDYPPTRRDGGARGGRRGSDDEWSSSGRGNDRAFDDRRPRNYSPDGRPRRGDSFRGPGFQGRRALSRDDLMDLERDRGRGGRDAYDDSFLREAMEKKKLGEQQRGRSRERLDSESDRSDRNRGPRGGPPPLPHAPPSGNPDRRGNHSNFPPLPPPYTEDSDSLASSKKSNLKKNGAVSRESLVV from the exons ATGTGGCAGGGTGTCGTCTTTACCCTCTTCTTGTTCACAG GCTTCACCACAGCCGTCAATGTGATCTGCAGTAAGTCACGCTACGTGGTCATATTATTCCAGCCCGTCGCACTCCACTGTGATTACACTACTAGCGATACATCCGCTCCACTGATCACCTGGAGGTACAAGTCCTACTGCAGAGACCCGATCCAAGCTGCTCTAAACCCCAGCAGTGCTGACAATGCCATCGCCAATGCCAACCCAAACTACAACCCCAACATAGAGTGTGCAGACAGTGCCAGGACCGTCCGCACAGTGGCTTCGAAACAAACAGCGGTCACGCTTGCGAAAGAGTACCAGGGCCGTCAGGTCAGCATCACCAATA aaGCAGATCTTAACTTTGCTCAGACTGCTTGGGGAGACAGCGGTGTGTATGTCTGTTCAGTCTCCTCAGCCGTAGACCTTTCAGGGAATGGCGAGTGTTTTACAGAGCTCATTGTACTTG ACTGGTTGTTAGTGGTGTTGGTGGTCCTGGGCTTCTTGTTGCTGTTGCTCCTGATTGGTATCTGCTGGTGTCAGTGTTGCCCTCACACCTGCTGCTGTTACGTCAGGTGCCCCTGCTGCCCGGAGCGCTGCTGCTGTCCCCGAGCCT tatatGAGGCCGGAAAAATGGCAAAGTCTGGTGTCCCCAGTCAGTATGCACCCACCCTCTATGCCCCAAGTATGTATGGACAGCCAGCTTATGGAGCAGCACCAGGCATGCCTATGCTCCCTATGCCAATGGGCGTCGCTGGTCCTCCCTCCAATGGCTATGGCAGAGACTACGACGGGGCCAGCTCAG TTGGCCAAGGATCTCAAGTGCCGTTGTTGCAAGACCACGATGGTGGAGGAA CCCGTAGTGGATATCGTGTTCAGGCCGACCACGATGGAAACCCAACACGGGTGCTTTACTACATGGAGCGAGAACTGGCCAACCTCGACCCCAGTCGCCCAGGGAACACTCCAG TGGATGGTATGAGCGAGGTGAGCTCACTTCACGACGGTCCAGACTCTCGAAATCGCGGTCGGGCCAGACCACCTCAGCTTACCACGGTGTACGATGATGTGGACGAGAATATGAGCACCATCAGCAGCGTCTCTCAGCACGTCCGACGGGACGAGCACAGGCGTGGAGCTGACAATCGAGGACGCGCACGCTCCATGGAACACTTAGACGATGTTGGCCGCAATTACAGAGACCGTGATGACTATCCTCCCACTCGCCGAGACGGTGGGGCGAGGGGCGGCAGAAGAGG TTCGGATGACGAGTGGAGCAGCAGCGGACGAGGAAACGACCGTGCCTTTGATGACCGTCGACCCCGTAATTACTCTCCTGATGGTCGTCCTCGTCGTGGAGACTCCTTCCGTGGGCCTGGCTTTCAGGGCCGCCGCGCCCTTAGTCGTGATGACCTGATGGATCTGGAGCGTGATCGTGGCCGCGGAGGCCGGGACGCATACGATGACAGCTTCCTGAGGGAGGCCATGGAAAAGAAGAAGTTAGGCGAACAGCAGAGAGGCCGCAGCCGCGAGAGGCTCGACAGCGAGAGCGACCGTTCTGACCGCAACAGGGGGCCGCGTGGGGGACCGCCACCCCTGCCGCACGCCCCACCCTCTGGAAACCCTGATCGCCGTGGCAACCATAGCAACTTCCCACCTCTGCCCCCTCCCTACACTGAGGACAGCGACAGTTTAGCATCATCCAAAAAGAGCAACTTAAAAAAG AATGGAGCTGTGAGCAGAGAGAGTCTGGTGGTGTGA
- the lsr gene encoding lipolysis-stimulated lipoprotein receptor isoform X3: MWQGVVFTLFLFTGFTTAVNVICSKSRYVVILFQPVALHCDYTTSDTSAPLITWRYKSYCRDPIQAALNPSSADNAIANANPNYNPNIECADSARTVRTVASKQTAVTLAKEYQGRQVSITNKADLNFAQTAWGDSGVYVCSVSSAVDLSGNGECFTELIVLDWLLVVLVVLGFLLLLLLIGICWCQCCPHTCCCYVRCPCCPERCCCPRALYEAGKMAKSGVPSQYAPTLYAPSMYGQPAYGAAPGMPMLPMPMGVAGPPSNGYGRDYDGASSVGQGSQVPLLQDHDGGGTRSGYRVQADHDGNPTRVLYYMERELANLDPSRPGNTPGKYSRLDGMSEVSSLHDGPDSRNRGRARPPQLTTVYDDVDENMSTISSVSQHVRRDEHRRGADNRGRARSMEHLDDVGRNYRDRDDYPPTRRDGGARGGRRGSDDEWSSSGRGNDRAFDDRRPRNYSPDGRPRRGDSFRGPGFQGRRALSRDDLMDLERDRGRGGRDAYDDSFLREAMEKKKLGEQQRGRSRERLDSESDRSDRNRGPRGGPPPLPHAPPSGNPDRRGNHSNFPPLPPPYTEDSDSLASSKKSNLKKNGAVSRESLVV; the protein is encoded by the exons ATGTGGCAGGGTGTCGTCTTTACCCTCTTCTTGTTCACAG GCTTCACCACAGCCGTCAATGTGATCTGCAGTAAGTCACGCTACGTGGTCATATTATTCCAGCCCGTCGCACTCCACTGTGATTACACTACTAGCGATACATCCGCTCCACTGATCACCTGGAGGTACAAGTCCTACTGCAGAGACCCGATCCAAGCTGCTCTAAACCCCAGCAGTGCTGACAATGCCATCGCCAATGCCAACCCAAACTACAACCCCAACATAGAGTGTGCAGACAGTGCCAGGACCGTCCGCACAGTGGCTTCGAAACAAACAGCGGTCACGCTTGCGAAAGAGTACCAGGGCCGTCAGGTCAGCATCACCAATA aaGCAGATCTTAACTTTGCTCAGACTGCTTGGGGAGACAGCGGTGTGTATGTCTGTTCAGTCTCCTCAGCCGTAGACCTTTCAGGGAATGGCGAGTGTTTTACAGAGCTCATTGTACTTG ACTGGTTGTTAGTGGTGTTGGTGGTCCTGGGCTTCTTGTTGCTGTTGCTCCTGATTGGTATCTGCTGGTGTCAGTGTTGCCCTCACACCTGCTGCTGTTACGTCAGGTGCCCCTGCTGCCCGGAGCGCTGCTGCTGTCCCCGAGCCT tatatGAGGCCGGAAAAATGGCAAAGTCTGGTGTCCCCAGTCAGTATGCACCCACCCTCTATGCCCCAAGTATGTATGGACAGCCAGCTTATGGAGCAGCACCAGGCATGCCTATGCTCCCTATGCCAATGGGCGTCGCTGGTCCTCCCTCCAATGGCTATGGCAGAGACTACGACGGGGCCAGCTCAG TTGGCCAAGGATCTCAAGTGCCGTTGTTGCAAGACCACGATGGTGGAGGAA CCCGTAGTGGATATCGTGTTCAGGCCGACCACGATGGAAACCCAACACGGGTGCTTTACTACATGGAGCGAGAACTGGCCAACCTCGACCCCAGTCGCCCAGGGAACACTCCAGGCAAATACAGTCGTC TGGATGGTATGAGCGAGGTGAGCTCACTTCACGACGGTCCAGACTCTCGAAATCGCGGTCGGGCCAGACCACCTCAGCTTACCACGGTGTACGATGATGTGGACGAGAATATGAGCACCATCAGCAGCGTCTCTCAGCACGTCCGACGGGACGAGCACAGGCGTGGAGCTGACAATCGAGGACGCGCACGCTCCATGGAACACTTAGACGATGTTGGCCGCAATTACAGAGACCGTGATGACTATCCTCCCACTCGCCGAGACGGTGGGGCGAGGGGCGGCAGAAGAGG TTCGGATGACGAGTGGAGCAGCAGCGGACGAGGAAACGACCGTGCCTTTGATGACCGTCGACCCCGTAATTACTCTCCTGATGGTCGTCCTCGTCGTGGAGACTCCTTCCGTGGGCCTGGCTTTCAGGGCCGCCGCGCCCTTAGTCGTGATGACCTGATGGATCTGGAGCGTGATCGTGGCCGCGGAGGCCGGGACGCATACGATGACAGCTTCCTGAGGGAGGCCATGGAAAAGAAGAAGTTAGGCGAACAGCAGAGAGGCCGCAGCCGCGAGAGGCTCGACAGCGAGAGCGACCGTTCTGACCGCAACAGGGGGCCGCGTGGGGGACCGCCACCCCTGCCGCACGCCCCACCCTCTGGAAACCCTGATCGCCGTGGCAACCATAGCAACTTCCCACCTCTGCCCCCTCCCTACACTGAGGACAGCGACAGTTTAGCATCATCCAAAAAGAGCAACTTAAAAAAG AATGGAGCTGTGAGCAGAGAGAGTCTGGTGGTGTGA
- the tmem106ba gene encoding transmembrane protein 106Ba has product MGKSLFSLPKQKEDQEKLTEDSKSQTEDDKEDVSQFPYVEFTGRDSITCPTCQGTGRIPRDQENQLVALIPYSDQRLKPRRTTLYVFVSVFLCLLLSGLAVFFLFPRTIDVSYVGVKSAYVTYDRDRRIIYLNITNTLNITNNNYYPIHVANISAQVQFYKTVIGKSVASNVTTIIPLDMRQIDYTVPTIIANEMSYIFDYCTMPSIKVHNIVVMMQMTVTAVYFGHAEQVSQEKYLYVDCGSNTTTSRGPMSVIQ; this is encoded by the exons ATGGGGAAGTCTCTGTTTTCCTTGCCAAAGCAAAAAGAGGACCAGGAGAAACTGACTGAAGACTCAAAGTCCCAAACCGAGGATGATAAAGAGGATGTCTCACAGTTTCCATATGTTGAATTCACAGGCAGAGACAGTATCACCTGTCCTACCTGTCAAGGGACAGGGCGAATACCAAGAG ACCAAGAAAACCAGCTAGTTGCTTTGATACCATACAGCGACCAGAGACTAAAGCCAAGACGAAC GACATTGTACGTGTTTGTATCAGTCTTTCTGTGTCTGCTGCTTTCTGGTCTGGCTGTGTTCTTCCTGTTCCCTCGGACTATTGACGTCTCTTATGTTGGAGTGAAGTCAGCCTATGTCACTTATGACAGAGACCGGCGGATAATATACCTAAATATCACG aatacCCTTAACATCACCAACAATAATTACTACCCAATACACGTGGCCAACATCTCAGCCCAGGTGCAGTTCTACAAGACTGTCATTGGAAAGTCTGTCGCCAGTAATGTCACCACCATCATCCCCCTGGATATGCGACAG ATTGATTACACTGTTCCCACTATCATAGCCAATGAGATGAGCTACatatt TGACTACTGCACCATGCCGTCAATTAAAGTGCATAACATTGTTGTCATGATGCA AATGACTGTAACCGCAGTGTACTTTGGCCATGCTGAGCAGGTGTCTCAGGAAAAGTACCTGTACGTGGACTGCGGCTCAAACACCACTACTTCACGTGGACCCATGAGTGTGATACAGTGA